In a single window of the Saccharothrix australiensis genome:
- a CDS encoding macro domain-containing protein, which yields MLAGVSADTEGEINAPAAVPRLVLCAVDEPLATAWSGVADGRDGVEVHRGSVLDIVADAVVSPANSSGSMRGGIDAVYARAFPNVEAHVRSAILALHGGELPVGEALVVPTGEVEPPWLISAPTMRTPAEHLPSDTVHPYLAARAVLRLWRDGRLDDGRPVRRVVRTIAMPGLGTGVGGVAPGTCARQVAAAWDEVFSSLSSR from the coding sequence ATGCTTGCGGGCGTGTCCGCCGATACGGAGGGTGAGATCAACGCTCCGGCAGCTGTGCCCCGTCTGGTGCTCTGCGCTGTCGACGAGCCGCTCGCGACAGCGTGGTCGGGTGTCGCCGACGGCCGGGACGGTGTCGAGGTGCACCGGGGTTCGGTGCTCGACATCGTGGCCGACGCCGTCGTGAGCCCGGCGAATTCCTCGGGTTCGATGCGCGGCGGGATCGACGCCGTGTACGCCCGCGCGTTCCCCAACGTCGAGGCGCACGTGCGCAGCGCGATCCTGGCGCTGCACGGCGGCGAGCTGCCGGTCGGCGAGGCGCTGGTGGTGCCCACCGGCGAGGTCGAGCCGCCCTGGCTGATCAGCGCGCCGACCATGCGCACGCCCGCCGAGCACCTGCCGTCGGACACCGTGCACCCGTATCTGGCGGCGCGTGCCGTGCTGCGGCTGTGGCGGGACGGCAGGCTGGACGACGGTCGCCCGGTGCGGCGGGTGGTCCGGACGATCGCCATGCCCGGCCTGGGCACGGGGGTCGGCGGTGTCGCGCCGGGTACGTGCGCGCGTCAGGTCGCAGCCGCCTGGGACGAGGTGTTCAGCTCGCTGTCCAGCCGGTGA
- the pheA gene encoding prephenate dehydratase produces MLAYFGPQGTFTEQAARAFSATGDLAPYDTVPATLAATRRGETDASCVPVENSVEGAVPATMDALTEGAPLVAVAETVLAVRFSVLVRPGVTDPKTVASHPHALAQVRHWLAANLPSATAVATTSTAAAARSVLAGEFDAAVSAPVAVRHYPLEVLADDVADVRDAKTRFLLLRRPGPLPEPTGHDRTSVVVTATDKVGALSELLAELALRRINLTRIESRPTKGRLGEYRFYIDLDGHVAEPRVGDALAALRRHCPDTRFLGSYPKAAAGGARVDDEEFVAAAEWLASVREGRGA; encoded by the coding sequence GTGCTCGCCTACTTCGGACCGCAGGGAACGTTCACGGAGCAGGCCGCGCGCGCCTTCTCCGCCACCGGGGACCTCGCCCCGTACGACACGGTGCCCGCCACCCTGGCCGCGACCAGGCGCGGCGAGACCGACGCCTCGTGCGTGCCGGTGGAGAACTCCGTCGAGGGCGCGGTGCCCGCCACGATGGACGCGCTGACCGAGGGCGCGCCGCTGGTCGCGGTCGCCGAGACGGTGCTCGCGGTGCGGTTCAGCGTGCTCGTGCGGCCCGGCGTGACCGACCCGAAGACCGTCGCCAGCCACCCGCACGCGCTCGCCCAGGTGCGGCACTGGCTCGCCGCGAACCTGCCGTCCGCGACCGCCGTCGCCACCACCTCGACCGCCGCCGCGGCCCGGTCCGTGCTGGCGGGCGAGTTCGACGCGGCCGTGAGCGCGCCCGTGGCCGTCCGGCACTACCCGCTGGAGGTGCTGGCGGACGACGTGGCCGACGTGCGCGACGCGAAGACCCGCTTCCTGCTGCTGCGCAGGCCCGGACCGCTGCCCGAGCCCACCGGGCACGACCGGACGTCCGTCGTGGTGACCGCCACCGACAAGGTGGGGGCGCTGTCGGAGCTGCTGGCCGAACTGGCGCTGCGGCGGATCAACCTGACCCGCATCGAGTCGCGCCCCACCAAGGGCAGGCTCGGCGAGTACCGGTTCTACATCGACCTGGACGGGCACGTCGCGGAGCCCCGCGTGGGCGACGCGCTGGCGGCGCTGCGCAGGCACTGCCCGGACACCCGCTTCCTGGGCTCGTACCCGAAGGCCGCGGCGGGCGGCGCGCGGGTGGACGACGAGGAGTTCGTGGCCGCCGCCGAGTGGCTGGCGTCGGTGCGGGAGGGGCGGGGCGCGTGA
- a CDS encoding histidine phosphatase family protein: MKLILVRHGETASNLRMALDSRPPGPPLTDAGVAQAAALAESLAATERVTAVYASTAVRARQTAEPVAAAFGLDVEVLDGVHEIFCGDLEGRHDREAFEVFLAAARSWAQGDLDVAIPGGESGRQVIDRFVAAVDKVAARHAAGDTVVLVSHGGSLRMAALALATNARPAFAEAGLLPNTGSVVLEDAGDGWVCTSWTGVDPLA, translated from the coding sequence GTGAAGCTGATCCTGGTGCGGCACGGCGAGACGGCGTCGAACCTCAGGATGGCGCTCGACTCGCGCCCGCCGGGCCCGCCGCTGACGGACGCGGGCGTGGCGCAGGCGGCGGCGCTGGCGGAGTCGCTGGCCGCCACCGAGCGGGTCACCGCGGTGTACGCGAGCACGGCCGTCCGGGCGCGGCAGACCGCCGAACCGGTCGCCGCCGCGTTCGGGCTCGACGTCGAGGTGCTCGACGGCGTGCACGAGATCTTCTGCGGCGACCTGGAGGGCAGGCACGACCGGGAGGCGTTCGAGGTCTTCCTCGCGGCGGCGCGGTCGTGGGCTCAGGGCGACCTGGACGTGGCGATCCCCGGCGGCGAGAGCGGGCGGCAGGTGATCGACCGGTTCGTGGCGGCGGTGGACAAGGTGGCCGCGCGCCACGCCGCGGGCGACACGGTCGTGCTGGTCAGCCACGGCGGCTCGCTGCGGATGGCGGCGCTGGCGCTGGCGACGAACGCGCGGCCGGCGTTCGCCGAGGCGGGCCTGCTGCCGAACACGGGGAGCGTGGTGCTGGAGGACGCCGGCGACGGCTGGGTGTGCACGTCGTGGACGGGGGTCGACCCGCTCGCCTGA
- a CDS encoding metallopeptidase family protein, with protein sequence MPAEMTRQRFEELVGEALDLVPPEFAAAMNNVVVLVEDRHPEEPDLLGLYHGIALTRRTSDYGGVLPDRVTIYREAILDICDTEDDVVEEVAITVIHEIAHHFGIDDDKLHELGWG encoded by the coding sequence GTGCCGGCGGAGATGACGAGGCAGCGGTTCGAGGAGCTGGTCGGCGAGGCGCTGGACCTGGTCCCGCCGGAGTTCGCGGCGGCGATGAACAACGTGGTGGTGCTGGTCGAGGACCGCCACCCGGAGGAACCGGACCTCCTGGGGCTCTACCACGGGATCGCGCTGACCAGGCGGACGTCGGACTACGGCGGGGTGCTGCCCGACCGGGTGACGATCTACCGGGAGGCGATCCTGGACATCTGCGACACCGAGGACGACGTGGTGGAAGAGGTCGCGATCACGGTCATCCACGAGATCGCGCACCACTTCGGCATCGACGACGACAAGCTGCACGAACTGGGCTGGGGCTGA
- a CDS encoding septum formation family protein yields MSARWFRRGDHLVMLGAFAGAFTLLALSAVTSWPVGAGPIVQTSSEPVNPVYTAEAGDCLNWTKRNLSDVTKVDCAAQHMFEVTGVADVGAAYGPQAPFPTDEQWQKISEEYCAKTSLDYLGGRFDPYGKYTVGPLNPGERLWADGKRTVRCGLQVAGAAGGLLPAYGTARTQDQSDVYDPGVCLGITEARGVGDPVDCAQPHAFEIVGIVTLPDGPFPAPEKQDETMSAECARIAAEYSGGMDFRAKGLIVTWDTRKPESWAAGSRRANCKVGAIPPDNTGLTAFERSVRNPDAPPLTTANPPQTTAVQQDEPTGAPLHSSSGSATTTSAPPAPTSDKPTTTSTSETTTTSR; encoded by the coding sequence ATGAGCGCCCGCTGGTTTCGCCGTGGTGACCACCTGGTCATGCTCGGCGCGTTCGCGGGTGCGTTCACGCTGCTCGCGCTGAGCGCGGTGACGTCGTGGCCGGTGGGCGCCGGCCCCATCGTCCAGACCAGCTCGGAGCCGGTCAACCCGGTCTACACGGCCGAGGCGGGCGACTGCCTGAACTGGACCAAGCGCAACCTGTCCGACGTGACGAAGGTCGACTGTGCCGCTCAGCACATGTTCGAGGTGACGGGCGTGGCGGACGTCGGCGCGGCGTACGGCCCGCAGGCGCCGTTCCCGACCGACGAGCAGTGGCAGAAGATCAGCGAGGAGTACTGCGCGAAGACGTCGCTGGACTACCTCGGCGGCCGGTTCGACCCGTACGGCAAGTACACGGTCGGCCCGCTCAACCCCGGCGAGCGCCTGTGGGCGGACGGCAAGCGGACGGTGCGCTGCGGCCTCCAGGTGGCGGGCGCGGCGGGCGGCCTGCTGCCCGCGTACGGGACCGCTCGCACGCAGGACCAGTCGGACGTGTACGACCCCGGCGTGTGCCTGGGCATCACGGAGGCGCGCGGCGTCGGCGACCCGGTGGACTGCGCCCAGCCGCACGCGTTCGAGATCGTCGGCATCGTGACGCTGCCGGACGGGCCGTTCCCCGCGCCGGAGAAGCAGGACGAGACCATGTCCGCCGAGTGCGCGCGGATCGCCGCCGAGTACAGCGGCGGCATGGACTTCCGGGCCAAGGGCCTGATCGTGACGTGGGACACCCGCAAGCCCGAGAGCTGGGCGGCCGGCTCGCGCCGGGCGAACTGCAAGGTCGGCGCGATCCCGCCGGACAACACGGGCCTGACGGCCTTCGAGCGCAGCGTGCGCAACCCGGACGCGCCGCCGCTGACCACCGCCAACCCGCCCCAGACGACCGCCGTCCAGCAGGACGAGCCGACCGGCGCGCCGCTGCACTCGTCGTCCGGGTCGGCCACGACCACCAGCGCGCCGCCCGCGCCGACGTCGGACAAGCCGACGACGACGTCCACCTCCGAGACCACCACGACGTCGAGGTGA
- a CDS encoding glutathionylspermidine synthase family protein, with protein MRRESSTPRPDWQRAVSEQGLVFGAPARSVDGGPRPYWDESVHYVFEMSDVLSLEADVELLHSMCLEAVDNVVLTERYRDFGIQEWLWPAIAESWKRRDPHVYGRFDLRYDGRGPAKLLEYNADTPTSLLEASVVQWNWKTDVFPDDDQWNSIHEKLVERWAEVGERLPSNELHFTWSAADPSGEDHVTVAYLQETAAEAGMNTVGLAIEEIGWDSLLKRFVDLEEAPMGTVVKLYPWEWVVDEQFGRFAVESLPGTLWVEPLWKMLLSNKALLAVLWEMYPGHPNLLPAFLDEPGLLTEYVRKPRLGREGANIQIVAPGYETQTGGVYGKEGFVYQLFDPLPEFDGYRPALGAWVVGDAAAGLGIRETVGLVTDDGAAFVPHRIVE; from the coding sequence GTGCGCCGGGAGTCCTCCACGCCCCGGCCGGACTGGCAGCGCGCGGTGTCCGAGCAGGGCCTCGTGTTCGGCGCGCCGGCCAGGTCGGTCGACGGCGGTCCGCGCCCGTACTGGGACGAGTCGGTGCACTACGTCTTCGAGATGAGCGACGTCCTGTCGCTGGAGGCGGACGTCGAGCTGCTGCACAGCATGTGCCTGGAAGCGGTCGACAACGTCGTGCTGACCGAGCGGTACCGCGACTTCGGCATCCAGGAGTGGCTGTGGCCCGCGATCGCCGAGTCGTGGAAGCGGCGCGACCCGCACGTGTACGGGCGGTTCGACCTGCGCTACGACGGGCGCGGGCCGGCGAAGCTGCTGGAGTACAACGCGGACACCCCCACGTCGCTGCTGGAGGCGTCGGTCGTCCAGTGGAACTGGAAGACCGACGTGTTCCCGGACGACGACCAGTGGAACTCCATCCACGAGAAGCTGGTCGAGCGGTGGGCCGAGGTCGGCGAGCGCCTGCCGTCCAACGAGCTGCACTTCACCTGGTCCGCGGCCGACCCGTCCGGTGAGGACCACGTCACCGTCGCCTACCTCCAGGAGACGGCGGCCGAGGCGGGCATGAACACCGTCGGGCTCGCGATCGAGGAGATCGGCTGGGACTCGCTGCTCAAGCGGTTCGTCGACCTCGAAGAGGCGCCGATGGGCACGGTCGTGAAGCTCTACCCGTGGGAGTGGGTGGTCGACGAGCAGTTCGGCCGGTTCGCGGTGGAGAGCCTGCCCGGCACGCTGTGGGTCGAGCCGCTGTGGAAGATGCTGCTGTCGAACAAGGCGCTGCTCGCGGTGCTGTGGGAGATGTACCCGGGGCACCCGAACCTCCTGCCCGCGTTCCTCGACGAACCCGGCCTCCTCACGGAGTACGTGCGCAAGCCGCGGCTGGGCCGGGAGGGCGCGAACATCCAGATCGTGGCGCCGGGCTACGAGACGCAGACCGGCGGCGTGTACGGCAAGGAAGGCTTCGTCTACCAGCTGTTCGACCCGCTGCCCGAGTTCGACGGCTACCGGCCCGCCCTGGGCGCGTGGGTGGTCGGCGACGCGGCGGCCGGGCTCGGCATCCGCGAGACGGTCGGCCTGGTGACCGACGATGGCGCGGCGTTCGTCCCGCATCGGATTGTCGAATGA
- a CDS encoding DUF350 domain-containing protein yields the protein MISELALDPGFGSAIGQGVGAIALYAVVGLVLMVVGFYAIDFTTPGKLSNLVRAGAPNAVIVTSAGLVSMALIVVVAIYNAAGKLDEGLLTALIFGFVGVVVQVLAVRLLEWVTRLDIGSLIGSDRFAPASVVVASAHVALGLVVAVAIS from the coding sequence GTGATCAGCGAACTCGCGTTGGACCCGGGCTTCGGCTCCGCGATCGGCCAGGGCGTCGGCGCGATCGCCCTGTACGCCGTCGTCGGGCTCGTGCTGATGGTCGTCGGCTTCTACGCCATCGACTTCACCACGCCCGGCAAGCTGTCGAACCTGGTGCGCGCGGGTGCGCCGAACGCGGTCATCGTGACGTCGGCGGGGCTGGTCAGCATGGCGCTGATCGTCGTGGTGGCGATCTACAACGCGGCGGGCAAGCTGGACGAGGGCCTGCTGACGGCGCTGATCTTCGGTTTCGTCGGCGTCGTGGTCCAGGTGCTGGCGGTGCGCCTGCTGGAGTGGGTGACCCGCCTGGACATCGGCTCGCTGATCGGGTCGGACCGGTTCGCGCCCGCGAGCGTCGTGGTGGCCAGCGCGCACGTCGCGCTCGGCCTCGTGGTCGCGGTCGCCATCAGCTAG
- the serS gene encoding serine--tRNA ligase has product MIDLRALRENPEAVRASQRARGEDETVVDALLSADERRRAAIARADALRGEQKAFGKQVGKARGEEREALLAKGKELAAEVKAAEAEQARAEAELEELHRSVPNVVHPDAPHGGEDDFVVLKHVGEPREFDFEPLDHLDLGTRLRGIDMERGAKVSGSRFYFLTGVVARLELALLNMAVARATAAGFTLVVTPTLVRPEIMAGTGFLGAHASEVYRLRDDDLYLVGTSEVPLAGYHADEILDGERRYAGWSSCYRREAGSYGKDTRGIIRVHQFNKVEMFSYVRPEDAEAEHARLLAWEEEMLAAIEVPYRVIDTAAGDLGTSAARKFDCEAWIPTQRAYRELTSTSNCTTFQARRLNVRYRDENGKPQTAATLNGTLATTRWIVAILENHQRADGSVVVPEALRPFLGLDVLTAG; this is encoded by the coding sequence GTGATTGACCTCAGGGCCTTGCGCGAGAACCCGGAAGCCGTCCGCGCGTCGCAGCGTGCGCGTGGCGAGGACGAGACCGTGGTCGACGCGCTGCTGTCCGCCGACGAGCGGCGGCGGGCGGCGATCGCCCGCGCGGACGCGTTGCGCGGCGAGCAGAAGGCGTTCGGCAAGCAGGTCGGCAAGGCGCGCGGCGAGGAGCGGGAGGCGCTGCTCGCCAAGGGCAAGGAGCTGGCCGCCGAGGTCAAGGCCGCCGAGGCCGAGCAGGCGCGGGCCGAGGCCGAGCTGGAGGAGCTGCACCGGTCCGTGCCCAACGTGGTGCACCCGGACGCGCCGCACGGCGGCGAGGACGACTTCGTGGTGCTCAAGCACGTGGGCGAGCCGCGCGAGTTCGACTTCGAACCCCTGGACCACCTGGACCTGGGCACGCGGCTGCGCGGCATCGACATGGAGCGCGGCGCGAAGGTGTCCGGCTCGCGGTTCTACTTCCTCACCGGCGTGGTGGCGCGGCTGGAGCTGGCGCTGCTGAACATGGCGGTCGCGCGGGCCACCGCGGCGGGCTTCACGCTGGTGGTCACGCCCACCCTGGTGCGCCCGGAGATCATGGCGGGCACCGGGTTCCTCGGCGCGCACGCGAGCGAGGTGTACCGGCTGCGCGACGACGACCTGTACCTGGTCGGCACGTCGGAGGTGCCGCTCGCGGGCTACCACGCGGACGAGATCCTCGACGGCGAGCGCCGCTACGCGGGCTGGTCGTCGTGCTACCGCCGCGAGGCCGGCTCGTACGGCAAGGACACCCGCGGCATCATCCGCGTGCACCAGTTCAACAAGGTGGAGATGTTCTCCTACGTCCGCCCGGAGGACGCCGAGGCCGAGCACGCGCGCCTGCTGGCCTGGGAGGAGGAGATGCTGGCCGCCATCGAGGTGCCCTACCGGGTGATCGACACGGCCGCCGGCGACCTCGGCACCAGCGCCGCCCGCAAGTTCGACTGCGAGGCGTGGATCCCGACCCAGCGGGCGTACCGGGAGCTGACCTCCACCTCCAACTGCACGACCTTCCAGGCCCGCCGGCTGAACGTGCGCTACCGGGACGAGAACGGCAAGCCGCAGACCGCCGCCACGCTCAACGGCACGCTGGCCACCACGCGCTGGATCGTCGCGATCCTGGAGAACCACCAGCGGGCGGACGGGTCGGTCGTCGTGCCGGAGGCGCTGCGCCCGTTCCTGGGGCTGGACGTGCTCACGGCCGGGTGA
- a CDS encoding UDP-N-acetylglucosamine acyltransferase — translation MANRIHQTAIIGAGVELGDDNVIGPYTVITGPCRIGDGNYIGPHVSIGGPAEYLGADHLAGWDGETSGPGVVIGDRNRVREFVTVNQGVTEATTIGDDCYLMGRAHVAHDCRLDDGVVVTSAVQIAGHCHVWSGANLGLGTVVHQRVRIGPGAMVGMGSAVRKEVGAFTITVGNPARTTGVNTIGLQRRGCSEESIAALAGFLTGKDPEPPADLPAELAALLKAWADRGPQH, via the coding sequence GTGGCGAACCGCATTCACCAGACCGCGATCATCGGCGCGGGGGTCGAGCTGGGCGACGACAACGTGATCGGTCCCTACACCGTGATCACCGGCCCCTGCCGCATCGGTGACGGCAACTACATCGGACCGCACGTGAGCATCGGCGGCCCCGCCGAGTACTTGGGCGCGGACCACCTGGCCGGCTGGGACGGCGAGACGAGCGGCCCCGGCGTCGTGATCGGCGACCGGAACCGCGTCCGCGAGTTCGTCACGGTCAACCAGGGCGTGACCGAGGCCACGACCATCGGCGACGACTGCTACCTGATGGGTCGCGCGCACGTCGCCCACGACTGCCGCCTGGACGACGGCGTGGTCGTCACCAGCGCCGTGCAGATCGCGGGCCACTGCCACGTGTGGTCGGGCGCGAACCTCGGCCTGGGCACGGTCGTCCACCAGCGGGTCCGGATCGGTCCGGGCGCGATGGTCGGCATGGGCTCGGCGGTGCGCAAGGAGGTCGGCGCGTTCACCATCACGGTCGGCAACCCGGCCCGCACGACCGGCGTGAACACCATCGGCCTCCAGCGGCGCGGCTGCTCGGAGGAATCGATCGCGGCCCTCGCGGGTTTCCTCACGGGGAAGGACCCGGAGCCGCCCGCCGACCTGCCCGCGGAGCTGGCCGCCCTGCTCAAGGCGTGGGCGGACCGCGGCCCACAGCACTGA
- a CDS encoding acyl carrier protein, translating to MSLHDRLRAVFVDALQLGDDVDVANLKYRDIDAWDSVGHMALVAAIEDEFDVQFETEQVIDLSSFKVALDMLRGFGVGE from the coding sequence ATGTCGCTTCACGACCGACTCCGCGCCGTCTTCGTCGACGCCCTGCAACTGGGCGACGACGTCGACGTGGCGAACCTGAAGTACCGCGACATCGACGCGTGGGACTCGGTCGGCCACATGGCGCTGGTCGCGGCGATCGAGGACGAGTTCGACGTCCAGTTCGAGACCGAGCAGGTCATCGACCTGAGCAGCTTCAAGGTCGCGCTCGACATGCTGCGGGGCTTCGGCGTCGGTGAGTAG
- a CDS encoding SDR family NAD(P)-dependent oxidoreductase — translation MSSLDGRVAVVTGGTRGIGHATAAALADAGATVVITGRDAGVAASRAAELGERVSGVALDVTDSAAVRDVFKAVAKEHGRIDALVASAGVLEGGLLGMLTDDHIGTTLATNVAGAITCVQAAARVMMRKRSGSIVLLGSIVGERGNAGQTVYAASKAALSATAKSAAKELGRHGIRVNAVAPGVIGTDLIAGQSDEVLAKVRADTALGRLGTPEEVAAVIRFLVGDEASFVTGQVLGIDGGLVL, via the coding sequence GTGAGTAGCCTCGACGGCAGGGTCGCGGTCGTCACGGGCGGCACGCGCGGCATCGGCCACGCCACGGCCGCCGCGCTGGCCGACGCGGGCGCGACGGTGGTGATCACCGGGCGCGACGCCGGGGTGGCCGCGAGCAGGGCGGCCGAACTGGGCGAGCGCGTGTCGGGCGTCGCGCTGGACGTGACGGACTCGGCGGCGGTGCGGGACGTGTTCAAGGCCGTCGCCAAGGAGCACGGCCGGATCGACGCGCTGGTGGCGAGCGCGGGCGTGCTCGAAGGCGGGCTGCTCGGGATGCTCACCGACGACCACATCGGCACCACGCTGGCCACGAACGTCGCCGGCGCCATCACCTGCGTGCAGGCGGCGGCGCGGGTCATGATGCGCAAGCGGTCCGGCTCGATCGTGCTGCTCGGGTCCATCGTCGGCGAGCGCGGCAACGCGGGCCAGACGGTGTACGCGGCGTCCAAGGCGGCGCTGTCCGCGACCGCGAAGTCGGCGGCCAAGGAGCTGGGCAGGCACGGCATCCGCGTCAACGCGGTCGCGCCGGGCGTGATCGGCACGGACCTGATCGCCGGGCAGTCCGACGAGGTGCTGGCGAAGGTCCGGGCCGACACGGCGCTGGGCAGGCTGGGCACCCCCGAGGAGGTGGCCGCCGTGATCCGGTTCCTGGTCGGCGACGAGGCGTCGTTCGTGACCGGGCAGGTGCTCGGCATCGACGGGGGTCTGGTGCTGTGA
- a CDS encoding AMP-binding protein, producing MTAPASLAHPGARLRDAATGELLGGAELADRVAREAAACAALPPGVLFLRVGTDLPSVLRYLGAFEAGRAVALLDPAQDRAVLDDLVARFRPAAVLGAPVDGDPAPGYRAGADGWARVAAEGVAGVAPHPDLAVLLPTSGSTGNPKFVRLSRRALLANASAIADVLGIGPDEVAPTTLPLHYSYGMSVLNSHLLRGATVLVEGSGVVARPFWDAVAEYGATSLAGVPYHYEMLRRLRFDPAKYPTLRTLTQAGGRLRPELVAEFNDRMTAVGGRMFVMYGQTEAAPRMATVPAERLADKLGSAGPALPGGSFAVRLDDGSETVEPGVVGEVVYRGPNVMMGYAESEAELAAGDELGGVLVTGDLGYLDADGYLFITGRLKRIGKVFGNRVNLDDLEQLVKHLGAAAAVPSGDKVVVWLDQAGRDECRAAAKALSEALRLHVSGFDVRPADGFPLLPSGKIDYRSLEAQV from the coding sequence GTGACCGCCCCGGCGAGCCTGGCGCACCCCGGGGCGCGCCTGCGGGACGCCGCCACCGGCGAGCTGCTCGGCGGCGCGGAGCTGGCCGACCGGGTCGCGCGGGAGGCGGCGGCGTGCGCGGCGCTCCCGCCCGGCGTGCTGTTCCTGCGCGTCGGGACGGACCTGCCGAGCGTGCTGCGCTACCTGGGCGCGTTCGAGGCGGGCCGCGCGGTCGCGCTGCTCGACCCGGCGCAGGACCGGGCCGTGCTGGACGACCTGGTGGCGCGGTTCCGGCCGGCGGCGGTGCTCGGCGCGCCCGTCGACGGCGACCCCGCCCCCGGCTACCGGGCCGGTGCGGACGGGTGGGCGCGCGTGGCCGCCGAGGGCGTCGCGGGCGTCGCGCCGCACCCCGACCTGGCCGTGCTGCTGCCCACCAGCGGCTCCACCGGCAACCCCAAGTTCGTGCGGCTGTCCCGGCGGGCGCTGCTGGCGAACGCGTCCGCGATCGCCGACGTGCTGGGCATCGGCCCGGACGAGGTCGCGCCGACGACCCTGCCGCTGCACTACAGCTACGGCATGTCGGTGTTGAACAGCCACCTGCTGCGCGGCGCGACGGTGCTGGTCGAGGGCTCGGGCGTGGTGGCGCGGCCGTTCTGGGACGCGGTCGCCGAGTACGGCGCCACGTCGCTGGCCGGCGTGCCGTACCACTACGAGATGCTGCGGCGGCTGCGGTTCGACCCGGCCAAGTACCCGACGCTGCGCACGCTGACGCAGGCGGGCGGGCGGCTGCGGCCCGAACTGGTGGCCGAGTTCAACGACCGGATGACGGCGGTGGGCGGCCGGATGTTCGTGATGTACGGGCAGACCGAGGCCGCGCCCCGGATGGCGACCGTGCCCGCCGAGCGGCTGGCGGACAAGCTCGGCTCGGCCGGGCCGGCGCTGCCCGGCGGCTCGTTCGCCGTCCGGCTGGACGACGGGTCGGAGACGGTCGAGCCGGGTGTCGTCGGCGAGGTCGTCTACCGGGGCCCGAACGTCATGATGGGCTACGCCGAGTCCGAGGCGGAGCTGGCCGCCGGCGACGAGCTGGGCGGTGTGCTGGTCACCGGCGACCTGGGCTACCTGGACGCCGACGGCTACCTGTTCATCACCGGCCGGCTCAAGCGGATCGGCAAGGTGTTCGGCAACCGGGTCAACCTGGACGACCTGGAGCAGCTGGTGAAGCACCTGGGCGCGGCGGCGGCGGTGCCGTCGGGCGACAAGGTCGTGGTGTGGCTGGACCAGGCGGGCCGGGACGAGTGCAGGGCGGCGGCCAAGGCGCTGTCCGAGGCGCTGCGCCTGCACGTGTCCGGGTTCGACGTGCGGCCCGCCGACGGGTTCCCGCTGCTGCCCAGCGGGAAGATCGACTACCGGTCCCTGGAGGCACAGGTATGA
- a CDS encoding acyl-protein synthetase codes for MSVFARPQAERETDLLAALTELTAHHRERCEPYDRILSSLGVGSSFGSTAELPWLPVRMFKTHDLKSVPDDEVFKVLTSSGTTGAGASRIHLDKEAAAVQPRQLGATLREVLGGKRLPMLMVDTIGIIKNRRSFSARGAGVLGMANFGRNHVYALDEHDRPDVPAIKEFLARHGSEPFLIFGFTFMVWQYLYEVAREHDLDLSNGILIHSGGWKKLVDIAVDNAEFRRRFAEDTGLTRIHNYYGMIEQIGTVFLEGPSGNSLYCPDFADVIIRDPDTWEEQPVGVPGVIEVLSTLPRSYPGHVLLTEDLGVVHGVDDGDWPGKRFSVLGRLPRAEARGCSDTFSGAVA; via the coding sequence ATGAGCGTCTTCGCCCGACCCCAGGCAGAGCGGGAGACCGACCTGCTGGCGGCGCTGACGGAGCTGACCGCGCACCACCGCGAGCGGTGCGAGCCCTACGACCGCATCCTGTCGTCGCTGGGCGTCGGCTCGTCGTTCGGGTCGACGGCCGAGCTGCCGTGGCTGCCGGTGCGGATGTTCAAGACGCACGACCTCAAGAGCGTCCCGGACGACGAGGTGTTCAAGGTCCTGACGTCGTCCGGCACGACCGGCGCGGGCGCGTCGCGGATCCACCTGGACAAGGAGGCCGCCGCCGTCCAGCCGCGCCAGCTCGGCGCGACGCTGCGCGAGGTGCTCGGCGGCAAGCGGCTCCCGATGCTGATGGTCGACACGATCGGCATCATCAAGAACCGGCGCTCGTTCTCGGCGCGCGGCGCGGGCGTGCTGGGCATGGCGAACTTCGGCCGCAACCACGTCTACGCCCTGGACGAGCACGACCGGCCGGACGTGCCGGCGATCAAGGAGTTCCTGGCCAGGCACGGCTCGGAGCCGTTCCTGATCTTCGGCTTCACCTTCATGGTGTGGCAGTACCTCTACGAGGTCGCCCGCGAGCACGACCTGGACCTGTCCAACGGCATCCTGATCCACTCCGGCGGCTGGAAGAAGCTGGTCGACATCGCGGTGGACAACGCGGAGTTCCGCCGTCGGTTCGCCGAGGACACCGGGTTGACGAGGATCCACAACTACTACGGGATGATCGAGCAGATCGGCACCGTCTTCCTGGAGGGGCCGTCCGGCAACTCCCTGTACTGCCCCGACTTCGCGGACGTGATCATCCGCGACCCGGACACGTGGGAGGAGCAGCCCGTGGGTGTGCCGGGCGTCATCGAGGTCCTCTCGACGCTGCCCCGCTCCTACCCCGGTCACGTGCTGCTGACCGAGGACCTGGGCGTGGTGCACGGCGTCGACGACGGCGACTGGCCGGGCAAGCGGTTCTCCGTGCTGGGGCGGCTGCCCCGCGCCGAGGCCCGCGGCTGCTCGGACACGTTCTCGGGAGCGGTGGCGTGA